One stretch of Microbacterium terrae DNA includes these proteins:
- a CDS encoding alpha/beta hydrolase domain-containing protein, giving the protein MLASPATLGSLPQKGHYTPRASARVGVDDFDYVEEEWRVTGVTDDGDYETVALVRLPRDRSKFSGTVFVEPLHMLGFAPVWIYSAPYFMREGHGHVTVASQPETLDTHLRPHDGERYASLHIPAPDVPPLHEAGLPPDAEALALVWASIARRNTWCSTVLAQAGAAIRANEGPFEGVRHVILAGHSETGFVVTTYIREAHDTHRAPDGSAVYDGYFPSGYPSSPFRGIDVPLVQTISDADVSHPVITFTTGYDDRAYRRDDSDDAGDLFRLYELAGAPHSGTRYLPYNSNALWGAATKGAVTDTTLMSTFPHNELFNATLEHLVRWVVDGVAPPRAPRLELAEDGRVALDRHGNTRGGVRCAQMDVPTRRYFARAPLPSEDYFSVGIEVPFAADELLALYGDESGYRDAFLARIDQQQVDGWLLADDVDQMLTDLHVEMGRR; this is encoded by the coding sequence ATGCTCGCATCCCCCGCGACTCTCGGCTCGTTGCCGCAGAAGGGGCACTACACGCCGCGCGCGTCAGCGCGCGTCGGGGTCGACGACTTCGACTACGTCGAGGAGGAGTGGCGCGTCACCGGCGTGACGGATGACGGCGACTATGAGACGGTCGCGCTGGTGCGGTTGCCGCGTGACAGGTCGAAGTTCTCGGGCACCGTGTTCGTCGAGCCGCTGCACATGCTCGGGTTCGCGCCGGTTTGGATCTACAGCGCGCCGTATTTCATGCGCGAGGGGCACGGGCACGTGACCGTCGCGAGCCAGCCCGAGACGCTGGACACGCACCTGCGCCCGCATGACGGCGAGAGATATGCGAGCCTCCACATCCCCGCACCCGACGTACCGCCGCTTCACGAGGCGGGGCTTCCGCCGGATGCGGAGGCGCTCGCGCTGGTGTGGGCGTCGATCGCGCGCCGCAATACGTGGTGCAGCACGGTGCTCGCGCAGGCGGGAGCAGCCATCCGTGCGAACGAGGGGCCCTTCGAGGGGGTCCGCCACGTGATCCTGGCAGGGCACTCCGAGACCGGTTTCGTGGTGACGACCTACATTCGCGAGGCACACGACACTCACCGGGCGCCGGACGGCTCTGCAGTGTACGACGGCTACTTCCCGTCGGGGTACCCCTCCTCGCCCTTCCGCGGGATCGACGTTCCGCTGGTTCAGACCATCAGCGACGCGGATGTCTCGCATCCCGTCATCACCTTCACGACGGGATACGACGATCGCGCGTACCGTCGCGACGACAGCGACGACGCGGGAGACCTCTTCCGGCTGTATGAGCTCGCGGGAGCTCCGCATTCCGGCACGCGCTACCTCCCGTACAACTCGAATGCGCTGTGGGGGGCAGCCACCAAGGGTGCGGTGACCGATACGACGCTCATGAGCACGTTCCCGCACAACGAGCTGTTCAACGCGACGCTCGAACACCTCGTCCGTTGGGTCGTCGACGGCGTCGCGCCGCCGCGTGCTCCCCGACTGGAGCTCGCCGAGGACGGCCGCGTCGCCCTCGATAGGCACGGCAACACCCGGGGAGGGGTGCGGTGCGCCCAGATGGACGTCCCGACCCGTCGCTACTTCGCGAGAGCGCCTCTGCCGAGTGAGGACTACTTCTCGGTCGGTATCGAGGTTCCGTTCGCCGCGGACGAGCTGCTGGCACTGTACGGCGACGAGTCCGGCTATCGCGATGCGTTCCTCGCTCGGATCGATCAGCAACAGGTCGACGGATGGCTGCTCGCGGACGACGTCGATCAAATGCTCACAGACCTGCACGTAGAGATGGGACGTCGATGA
- a CDS encoding amidohydrolase family protein — MMNEADVTPWAGQEVIDCHFHERATDEGLIAHLDGAGVSGALVLAFGDFTARHASLAQTHPGRILGWARGAKIVPSDVDPEGDGTSAAFDMTSETTPDAVTQLRQLKLGGWKGFAETGGPLEVDSPELQRAYALAGELDVPVMMHFQATAAPGQPAYGIRGFSRIEDMLKKYPRTRFVAHAPDFWGGIDARYRDGGMYLLDAVVPGGLSDRLLADYDNLYGDLGAPSALLQLRRDLDFTTAFLERHRSKLMFGSDCGCADGQGTPPDAPAWPVATGAAPADAGAGRPAAAGSAAGDADRPAPEPKFDAQMAAAMQTAMMALGGLAGKCIARELLDVVWRTTSPETFHDLVSANARRVYALDS; from the coding sequence ATGATGAATGAAGCCGATGTGACGCCGTGGGCCGGTCAGGAAGTGATCGACTGCCACTTCCACGAGCGGGCCACGGACGAAGGGCTGATCGCCCACTTGGACGGTGCGGGGGTCTCCGGTGCGCTGGTGCTCGCGTTCGGTGACTTCACCGCACGCCATGCGAGCCTCGCGCAGACGCACCCCGGGCGCATTCTCGGCTGGGCGCGCGGCGCTAAAATCGTGCCCAGCGATGTGGATCCCGAAGGGGATGGCACGTCTGCGGCATTCGACATGACCAGCGAGACCACGCCCGATGCCGTCACGCAGCTGCGTCAGCTGAAGCTCGGCGGCTGGAAGGGGTTCGCCGAGACCGGTGGCCCACTGGAGGTCGACTCACCCGAGCTGCAGCGGGCCTACGCGCTCGCGGGCGAGCTCGACGTGCCCGTGATGATGCACTTCCAGGCGACAGCGGCGCCGGGTCAGCCGGCGTATGGGATCCGCGGTTTCAGCCGGATCGAAGACATGCTGAAGAAGTACCCGCGCACGCGGTTCGTCGCTCACGCTCCGGACTTCTGGGGCGGCATCGATGCGCGCTACCGTGACGGCGGAATGTATCTGTTGGATGCCGTCGTACCGGGCGGGCTCTCGGATCGATTGCTCGCCGACTACGACAACCTGTACGGAGACCTCGGCGCCCCCTCCGCGCTGCTCCAGCTGCGGCGCGACCTCGACTTCACCACGGCGTTCCTCGAGCGTCACCGCTCGAAGCTGATGTTCGGCAGCGACTGCGGGTGTGCGGACGGTCAGGGAACCCCGCCTGATGCGCCGGCGTGGCCCGTGGCAACCGGCGCCGCGCCGGCGGATGCCGGCGCCGGCCGCCCGGCCGCAGCCGGCTCGGCCGCAGGGGACGCGGATCGACCGGCCCCCGAGCCGAAGTTCGACGCCCAGATGGCGGCGGCGATGCAGACCGCGATGATGGCGCTCGGCGGTCTCGCCGGCAAGTGCATCGCTCGGGAGCTTCTCGACGTTGTGTGGCGTACCACCTCGCCAGAGACGTTCCACGACCTCGTGTCGGCCAACGCCCGCCGCGTCTACGCCCTCGACAGCTGA
- a CDS encoding IclR family transcriptional regulator, which translates to MNNSSSDSPTRLVGSDRVLAVLRELGEHPQGLTLDAIASSLDSPKPTIHRALGSLRRAGFATQVSRGRYILGDEFLRLALHTIAERPDSAIVGPVLDRLAEQFGETTHYAILEGTDVVYRAKADPPSGAVRLTSVIGGRNPAYCTAVGKLLLSNVVANRADLVELLGPGPLPRRTEHTITDIAALWGALEEARERGFAVDDQENEAGVNCVAVAMPTDSRLLLPGAVSVSALAFRTPLAQLVEQVPSIVEAVIGR; encoded by the coding sequence GTGAACAACTCCTCCTCCGACAGCCCGACCCGACTCGTCGGCTCGGACCGGGTGCTGGCCGTACTGCGCGAACTCGGCGAGCACCCGCAGGGACTGACGCTCGATGCGATCGCGTCGAGCCTCGACAGCCCGAAGCCGACGATCCATCGCGCACTGGGCTCGTTGCGGCGGGCCGGATTCGCCACGCAAGTCAGCCGCGGACGGTACATCCTGGGCGACGAGTTCCTTCGACTGGCACTGCACACCATCGCCGAGCGTCCGGACTCCGCAATCGTCGGCCCGGTTCTCGATCGCCTCGCCGAGCAGTTCGGGGAGACCACCCACTACGCCATCCTCGAGGGCACCGATGTGGTGTACCGGGCGAAGGCGGACCCGCCCAGCGGTGCAGTTCGACTCACCTCGGTGATCGGCGGCCGCAACCCCGCATACTGCACGGCAGTGGGCAAGCTTCTGCTCAGCAACGTCGTCGCGAACCGCGCCGACCTGGTGGAACTGCTCGGGCCGGGGCCACTGCCCCGCCGTACCGAGCACACGATCACCGACATCGCTGCACTCTGGGGCGCACTCGAGGAAGCGCGCGAGCGCGGCTTCGCCGTCGACGACCAGGAGAACGAAGCCGGGGTGAACTGCGTCGCGGTGGCGATGCCCACGGACTCCCGGCTTCTGCTGCCGGGGGCGGTCAGCGTGAGCGCGCTCGCTTTCCGCACGCCTCTGGCCCAGCTCGTCGAGCAGGTCCCCTCGATCGTCGAGGCGGTCATCGGCCGCTGA
- a CDS encoding SDR family NAD(P)-dependent oxidoreductase yields the protein MRRAIVTGGASGLGAATAARLRSEGIEVITVDLSDTADEVLDITDESAIAALADRIGPVDIVINSAGIVGPNVSLVETDSDQWRRTFEVNVVGTVGMMRAFIPGMVERGWGRIVNFASMAGKDGNPNLSIYSATKAAVIALTKSAGKELATTGVIVNAIAPAVIATPMNDSTAPDVLAHITSLIPMKRVGEASEVAELVAWLASDKVSFSTGAVYDISGGRATY from the coding sequence ATGCGTCGCGCGATCGTGACAGGCGGAGCCAGCGGCCTGGGAGCGGCGACCGCCGCTCGCCTGCGTTCCGAAGGCATCGAGGTCATCACCGTCGATCTCTCCGATACCGCAGACGAGGTGCTCGACATCACCGATGAGTCCGCGATCGCCGCTCTCGCCGATCGAATCGGTCCGGTCGACATCGTCATCAACTCCGCCGGCATCGTCGGCCCCAACGTGTCGCTCGTCGAGACCGACTCCGACCAGTGGCGCCGCACGTTCGAGGTCAACGTCGTCGGCACGGTCGGCATGATGCGTGCCTTCATCCCCGGGATGGTCGAGCGCGGCTGGGGACGCATCGTGAATTTCGCCAGCATGGCCGGCAAGGACGGCAATCCGAATCTCAGCATCTACTCGGCCACCAAGGCCGCTGTCATCGCGCTGACAAAGTCGGCCGGCAAGGAGTTGGCCACCACGGGCGTTATCGTGAATGCGATCGCGCCCGCCGTGATCGCCACACCCATGAACGACTCGACCGCACCCGATGTGCTCGCACACATCACGAGCCTCATCCCTATGAAGCGGGTGGGCGAAGCATCCGAAGTCGCCGAGCTGGTCGCCTGGCTCGCCTCCGACAAGGTGTCGTTCTCCACGGGCGCGGTGTACGACATCAGCGGCGGACGCGCCACCTACTGA
- a CDS encoding IlvD/Edd family dehydratase, translating to MTELRSSEWYAGDDRNAYIHRAWMRRGVPSSAFEGRPQIAIANTASDLTPCNSHLDEVAAAVKNGVYEAGGIPLELPVVSLGETQVRPTAMLWRNMAAMATEEMLRANPIDGVVLLGGCDKTIPSLLMAAASVDLPAVVVPGGPMLTGHFRGEALGCGTDVWRLSEEVRAGTLSEEQFLKSESSMIRSKGHCNTMGTASTMALVAEALGTIVPGLAGTPAPDARLLEAAHETGRLAVQLVADDRRPSSFLTKANFHNAIVALAAIGGSTNAVVHLLAIAGRLGIDLSIDDFDRIGAQVPLLVNLQPAGRYLMDDLYRAGGFLAVMREVRDLLDPEALTVTGKPFVDYLEDAKIWDADVITLRGNPLQPAAGITVLRGSLAPGGAIIKPAAASPHLLKHRGQAVVFDSIEDFHARIDDPDLDIDADSVMVLRGCGPKGYPGMPEVSNMPLPQKLLAQGVRDMVRICDGRMSGTAYGTVVLHVTPESAAGGPLSIVQTGDWIELDVRAGRLDLDVAADELAARRPNQATLEGYAAPRRGWERLYVDHVLQADQGADLDFLVGASGSQVSRESH from the coding sequence ATGACTGAGTTGCGCAGCTCCGAGTGGTACGCGGGCGACGACCGCAATGCCTACATCCATCGGGCATGGATGCGCCGCGGCGTGCCGTCGAGCGCGTTCGAGGGGCGCCCGCAGATCGCGATCGCGAACACCGCGTCCGACCTCACCCCGTGCAACTCGCACCTCGACGAGGTTGCGGCCGCAGTGAAGAACGGGGTCTACGAGGCCGGCGGCATCCCGCTCGAGCTTCCCGTCGTCTCGCTGGGGGAGACGCAGGTGCGTCCGACGGCGATGCTGTGGCGCAACATGGCCGCGATGGCGACCGAGGAGATGCTTCGCGCCAACCCGATCGACGGCGTCGTGCTGCTGGGTGGCTGCGACAAGACGATCCCGTCGCTGCTGATGGCCGCGGCATCCGTCGACCTTCCCGCAGTCGTGGTTCCGGGCGGTCCGATGCTGACCGGTCACTTCCGGGGCGAGGCGCTCGGCTGCGGTACGGATGTGTGGCGGCTGTCCGAGGAGGTGCGTGCGGGCACGCTCAGCGAAGAGCAGTTCCTGAAGAGCGAGTCGTCGATGATCCGCTCCAAGGGTCACTGCAACACGATGGGTACCGCCTCGACGATGGCGCTCGTGGCTGAGGCCCTCGGCACGATCGTCCCCGGACTCGCCGGCACGCCTGCGCCCGACGCCCGCCTGCTCGAGGCCGCGCACGAGACCGGACGTCTCGCGGTGCAGCTCGTCGCCGACGACCGCCGCCCGTCGTCATTCCTCACGAAGGCGAACTTCCACAACGCGATTGTCGCGCTCGCCGCGATCGGGGGATCGACCAACGCCGTCGTGCACCTGCTCGCGATCGCGGGGCGCCTGGGGATCGACCTCTCGATCGACGACTTCGACCGCATCGGCGCGCAGGTGCCGCTGCTGGTGAACCTGCAGCCCGCCGGACGCTACCTCATGGACGACCTGTACCGGGCGGGCGGGTTCCTCGCGGTGATGCGCGAGGTGCGCGACCTCCTCGACCCGGAGGCGCTGACAGTCACCGGCAAGCCGTTCGTCGACTATCTGGAGGACGCGAAGATCTGGGACGCCGACGTCATCACCCTGCGCGGCAACCCGCTGCAGCCGGCCGCGGGCATCACGGTGCTGCGGGGGTCGCTCGCGCCCGGTGGGGCGATCATCAAGCCCGCGGCCGCGTCGCCGCACCTGCTGAAGCACCGCGGCCAGGCGGTCGTGTTCGACTCGATCGAGGACTTCCATGCCCGCATCGACGACCCCGACCTCGACATCGACGCCGACAGCGTGATGGTGCTGCGCGGCTGCGGTCCGAAGGGCTACCCGGGCATGCCGGAGGTGTCGAACATGCCGCTGCCGCAGAAGCTGCTCGCCCAGGGTGTGCGCGACATGGTGCGCATCTGCGACGGCCGAATGTCGGGCACCGCGTACGGCACCGTCGTTCTGCACGTCACCCCTGAATCGGCCGCGGGCGGCCCTCTGTCGATCGTGCAGACGGGCGACTGGATCGAACTCGATGTCCGCGCTGGGCGCCTCGACCTCGACGTGGCCGCCGACGAGCTGGCGGCGCGTAGGCCGAACCAGGCGACGCTCGAAGGGTACGCCGCACCGCGCCGCGGGTGGGAGCGCCTCTACGTCGACCACGTGCTGCAGGCCGACCAGGGCGCCGACCTCGACTTCCTCGTCGGGGCATCGGGTTCTCAGGTGTCACGTGAGTCGCACTGA
- a CDS encoding FAD-binding and (Fe-S)-binding domain-containing protein: MSRTDHRDVGIAGTTTLAPVDPELVAAIEAVGAAVGVRATDRLAGAHDASHYLLAPQVVVTPVDVDEVARVMAAARAGGAPVTFRSGGTSLSGQAGTDSVLIDTRHHFRRIDVLDGGERVRVQPGATVRAVNTRLARHGRKLGPDPASEIACTIGGVIANNSSGMSCGTHANAYRTLESAVLALASGTVIDTGAPDAADRLRQEEPEIHAGLAALRDRIRSNPDSVETLQTLHAIKNTMGYGLNSFLDHTEPLDILAHLVVGSEGTLAFVAEATFRTVRVKPSLATGLLIFADLADATSALPALVAAGFATIELLDAASLRVAQHDPEATADLTGLVVVDHAALLVEFQEESADALEVRQDASVAVLDALPLVQPAALTTDATTRAQLWHIRKGLFTAVAGARPSGTTALLEDIAVPVERLGETCEQLIALFDEHGYEGSVIFGHAKDGNIHFLVNERFDDPALLARYESFTEDMVALVLRQGGTLKAEHGTGRIMAPFVHRQYGDELYEVMWEVKHLIDPGMTLNPGVLLTEDPRAHTRNLKTAPTVESEVDRCVECGYCEPVCPSRDVTLTPRERIVLRREMQRARDDGDEELARTLEKEYGYDGVQTCAVDGMCQTACPVLINTGDLVRRLRNENQNAVAQAGWNLAAKHWDAVSAGGGVALSVADAVPTVLPALATRVGRGLLGEDTVPLYTDDLPGGGKRRRVIDAEEPVAVFFSSCTNTMFAPVGGDGVAESFLRLCERAGVQVTTPVDLPSLCCGTPWKSKGLSDGYATMTAKVAASLARATAGGRLPVVCDASSCTEGLQVLLAAAGQADVRVVDAVAFVDEHVLPNLPEGRKVASATVHPTCSSTHLGLNAALARVAGAAAETVVVPDEWGCCGFAGDRGMLHPELTRAATRSEAAAVAAAASDVRASLNRTCELGMSRATGQPYRHILQVLDDTQAAARGTG; the protein is encoded by the coding sequence GTGAGTCGCACTGATCATCGAGATGTCGGCATCGCCGGCACCACCACGCTCGCCCCTGTCGACCCGGAGCTGGTCGCGGCGATCGAGGCCGTCGGCGCTGCAGTGGGCGTCCGGGCGACGGACCGGCTCGCAGGTGCTCACGACGCGTCGCACTACCTGCTGGCACCGCAGGTGGTCGTGACGCCCGTCGACGTCGATGAGGTCGCGCGGGTGATGGCGGCGGCGCGCGCGGGCGGCGCGCCCGTGACCTTCCGCTCCGGGGGCACGAGCCTCTCCGGACAGGCCGGCACCGACAGCGTGCTGATCGACACCCGCCATCACTTCCGTCGCATCGACGTCCTCGACGGGGGCGAGCGGGTGCGGGTGCAGCCGGGCGCCACCGTACGCGCCGTGAACACGAGGCTGGCACGTCACGGCCGCAAGCTCGGGCCCGATCCCGCGAGCGAGATCGCCTGCACGATCGGCGGGGTGATCGCCAACAACTCGTCGGGCATGTCGTGCGGCACCCATGCCAACGCGTACCGCACGCTCGAGTCGGCGGTGCTGGCGCTCGCCTCGGGCACGGTCATCGACACGGGCGCGCCCGATGCCGCCGATCGGCTGCGGCAGGAGGAGCCCGAGATCCACGCGGGGCTCGCCGCGCTGCGCGACCGCATCCGGAGCAATCCCGACTCGGTCGAGACGCTGCAGACGCTCCACGCGATCAAGAACACGATGGGCTACGGCCTCAACTCGTTCCTCGACCACACCGAGCCGCTCGACATCCTCGCCCACCTCGTCGTGGGATCGGAGGGCACCCTCGCGTTCGTGGCCGAGGCGACGTTCCGCACGGTCCGGGTGAAGCCGAGCCTTGCGACCGGGCTGCTGATCTTCGCGGATCTGGCCGACGCGACTTCTGCGCTTCCGGCGCTGGTCGCGGCCGGCTTCGCGACGATCGAACTGCTGGATGCGGCATCCCTGCGCGTCGCGCAGCACGATCCCGAGGCGACCGCCGATCTGACCGGCCTCGTCGTCGTCGACCACGCCGCCCTGCTGGTGGAGTTCCAGGAGGAATCGGCCGACGCTCTCGAGGTGCGCCAGGATGCAAGCGTCGCGGTGCTCGACGCGCTGCCGCTGGTGCAGCCCGCGGCTCTCACGACGGACGCCACGACCCGGGCTCAGCTCTGGCACATCCGCAAGGGCCTGTTCACCGCCGTGGCCGGCGCCCGCCCATCCGGGACGACCGCTCTGCTCGAAGACATCGCCGTGCCGGTGGAGCGTCTCGGCGAGACCTGCGAGCAGCTGATCGCGCTGTTCGACGAGCACGGGTACGAGGGGAGTGTGATCTTCGGTCACGCGAAGGACGGCAACATTCACTTCCTCGTGAATGAGCGCTTCGACGATCCGGCCCTGCTCGCACGCTACGAGTCGTTCACCGAAGACATGGTCGCCCTGGTGCTGCGCCAGGGAGGAACGCTCAAGGCCGAGCACGGCACGGGGCGCATCATGGCCCCGTTCGTGCACCGCCAGTACGGTGACGAACTCTACGAGGTGATGTGGGAGGTCAAGCACCTCATCGATCCCGGCATGACGCTCAACCCGGGGGTGCTTCTGACGGAGGACCCCCGTGCCCACACCCGGAATCTCAAGACGGCGCCGACGGTCGAGTCGGAGGTGGACCGCTGTGTGGAGTGCGGCTACTGCGAACCGGTGTGCCCATCTCGGGACGTCACACTCACGCCGCGGGAGCGGATCGTGCTCCGTCGCGAGATGCAGCGCGCCCGCGACGACGGAGACGAAGAACTGGCCCGCACCCTCGAGAAGGAGTACGGGTACGACGGTGTGCAGACCTGCGCGGTCGACGGCATGTGTCAGACAGCGTGCCCGGTGCTCATCAACACCGGTGACCTCGTGCGCCGCCTGCGCAACGAGAACCAGAACGCCGTCGCGCAGGCGGGCTGGAACCTCGCGGCGAAGCACTGGGATGCCGTCAGCGCGGGCGGCGGCGTGGCGCTGAGCGTCGCGGACGCGGTGCCCACAGTCCTTCCGGCGCTGGCGACGAGAGTCGGCCGGGGCCTCCTGGGAGAGGACACCGTGCCCCTCTACACCGACGATCTTCCCGGCGGCGGCAAGCGTCGTCGTGTGATCGACGCCGAGGAGCCCGTTGCCGTCTTCTTCTCGTCGTGCACGAACACGATGTTCGCCCCGGTCGGCGGCGACGGTGTGGCGGAGTCGTTCCTGCGGCTGTGCGAACGCGCCGGCGTGCAGGTGACGACCCCCGTCGATCTGCCGTCGCTGTGCTGCGGCACGCCGTGGAAGTCGAAGGGTCTCAGCGACGGGTACGCCACGATGACGGCGAAGGTCGCCGCGTCGCTCGCCCGCGCGACTGCCGGCGGACGCCTCCCCGTCGTGTGCGATGCGTCGTCGTGCACCGAGGGGCTGCAGGTGCTGCTCGCAGCGGCCGGTCAGGCAGACGTCCGGGTCGTCGATGCCGTGGCGTTCGTGGATGAGCACGTCCTCCCGAACCTGCCCGAAGGTCGCAAGGTCGCATCCGCCACCGTTCACCCCACGTGCTCGTCCACCCATCTGGGGCTGAACGCCGCCCTCGCCCGAGTGGCCGGAGCTGCCGCCGAGACCGTGGTCGTCCCGGACGAATGGGGGTGCTGCGGCTTCGCCGGAGACCGCGGGATGCTGCACCCCGAACTCACCCGGGCCGCGACGCGATCCGAGGCCGCCGCGGTCGCCGCTGCCGCGTCGGACGTCCGAGCATCACTCAACCGCACCTGCGAGCTCGGCATGAGCCGCGCCACAGGACAGCCGTACCGGCACATCCTGCAGGTGCTCGACGACACGCAGGCGGCAGCGAGGGGGACCGGGTGA
- a CDS encoding helix-turn-helix domain-containing protein: MNNRREIAVEDSDDERSLAVLLGIASAKLDIVERLVRGPATISELAVACGYTRHGVEPHLVALENIGLVSSEIVRVPGVCRPTRRYVIDATRLEEIRWALHDVLDFTDQHSQRQTA, translated from the coding sequence GTGAACAATCGACGCGAGATCGCGGTCGAGGACTCGGATGACGAGCGCTCACTCGCGGTCCTCCTGGGCATCGCCTCCGCGAAGCTCGACATCGTGGAGCGGCTCGTTCGCGGACCCGCGACGATCTCTGAGCTGGCGGTCGCCTGCGGGTACACGCGTCACGGGGTCGAGCCCCACCTCGTCGCGCTCGAGAACATCGGGCTCGTTTCATCGGAGATCGTCCGAGTGCCGGGAGTGTGTCGTCCGACCCGTCGCTACGTGATCGACGCGACGAGGCTGGAGGAGATCCGTTGGGCGCTTCACGATGTGCTCGACTTCACCGATCAACATTCGCAAAGGCAGACAGCGTGA
- a CDS encoding SMP-30/gluconolactonase/LRE family protein: protein MNAPDSARSLGTPRVATGIAHFLAEGPVWDPIRGRILWVDIMAGAVYAGRFAHGGAIDVEEKVDFPDTAGAVAVSAEGEWLVAGAHRLYTRDVDGAIIAGPALIDGEDRRFNDGKPDPAGRFVVGTKGPGDELLLQVGADGAVAVLDDDLTLANGLAWTADGRVLYSVDTLSRRIHVRDYDPATGAVGERRVFLEITQGYPDGMTLDSDGHLWVALWGEGCVVRVSPAGDIVGRVDVPAPHTSCPVFAGPDLDTLVITTATEGMTAEDLAAHPLSGRLFTVRTGHRGIHPNLWVGTPRPTPTPSLEESA, encoded by the coding sequence GTGAACGCACCAGACTCAGCTCGCTCCCTCGGAACACCGCGAGTCGCCACCGGGATCGCCCACTTCCTCGCGGAGGGGCCGGTCTGGGACCCGATCCGCGGCCGCATCCTGTGGGTCGACATCATGGCGGGCGCCGTGTACGCCGGTCGGTTCGCACACGGCGGTGCGATCGATGTCGAGGAGAAGGTGGACTTCCCCGACACGGCCGGAGCGGTCGCGGTGTCTGCCGAGGGGGAGTGGCTGGTCGCCGGCGCCCACCGCCTGTACACGCGCGACGTCGATGGCGCGATCATCGCTGGTCCCGCGCTGATCGACGGGGAGGACCGGCGGTTCAACGACGGAAAGCCGGATCCCGCCGGCCGCTTCGTCGTCGGCACCAAGGGGCCCGGCGATGAGCTCCTGCTGCAGGTCGGGGCCGACGGCGCCGTGGCCGTGCTCGACGACGACCTCACCCTCGCGAACGGCCTGGCCTGGACGGCGGACGGGCGCGTGCTGTACTCGGTCGACACCCTGAGCCGCCGCATCCATGTGCGTGACTACGATCCGGCGACCGGCGCGGTGGGGGAGCGGCGCGTGTTCCTCGAGATCACCCAGGGCTACCCCGACGGCATGACGCTCGACAGCGATGGCCACCTGTGGGTGGCGCTGTGGGGCGAGGGATGCGTCGTCCGCGTCTCGCCGGCAGGCGACATCGTCGGCCGTGTCGACGTGCCCGCTCCGCACACGTCGTGCCCGGTGTTCGCGGGCCCCGACCTAGACACGCTCGTCATCACCACCGCGACCGAAGGCATGACCGCGGAAGACCTGGCCGCGCATCCGCTGTCCGGCCGGCTGTTCACGGTCCGCACCGGGCACCGCGGCATCCACCCGAACCTGTGGGTCGGAACTCCCCGGCCCACCCCCACCCCATCTCTGGAGGAATCAGCATGA
- a CDS encoding fumarylacetoacetate hydrolase family protein: MKLLRIGAPGAEKPAALVGDAHYVDLSDVVTDFDEAFFGGGGLDRIAPIVAERAASDALPIGDQRLGSPIARPHQIICVGLNYSDHAAETGQAVPSEPILFTKSPNTLVGPNDDVRIPRGATKPDWEVELGIVIGKRTSYLDSVEDARDHIAGWVLVNDVSERAFQMERGGQWLKGKSAETFNPAGPWLVTQDEVPNVTDLGMWLDVNDVRRQTGSTSTMIFDPYFIVHYISQFMVLEPGDLINTGTPPGVGMGFSPQIWLQAGDVMTLGIDELGAQRQTVLAPR, encoded by the coding sequence ATGAAGCTCCTGCGCATCGGCGCCCCCGGCGCCGAGAAGCCCGCCGCCCTCGTAGGCGACGCTCACTACGTCGACCTGTCCGACGTCGTCACCGACTTCGACGAGGCTTTCTTCGGCGGGGGTGGACTCGACCGCATCGCCCCGATCGTCGCCGAGCGCGCGGCATCCGACGCGCTGCCGATCGGCGACCAGCGTCTCGGCTCACCCATCGCGCGCCCGCACCAGATCATCTGCGTCGGCCTCAACTACTCGGACCACGCCGCCGAGACCGGGCAGGCCGTGCCGAGCGAGCCGATCCTGTTCACCAAGTCTCCCAATACCCTCGTCGGCCCGAACGACGACGTGCGCATCCCCCGCGGAGCCACCAAGCCCGATTGGGAGGTCGAGCTCGGCATCGTGATCGGAAAGCGCACCAGCTATCTGGACTCGGTCGAAGACGCCCGCGATCACATCGCCGGGTGGGTTCTCGTCAACGACGTCTCCGAGCGGGCCTTCCAGATGGAGCGCGGCGGCCAGTGGCTCAAGGGAAAGTCGGCTGAGACGTTCAACCCGGCCGGTCCGTGGCTGGTGACCCAGGACGAGGTCCCGAACGTCACCGACCTCGGCATGTGGCTCGACGTCAACGACGTGCGCCGCCAGACCGGGTCGACCTCGACGATGATCTTCGACCCGTACTTCATCGTCCACTACATCAGTCAGTTCATGGTTCTCGAGCCCGGCGACCTCATCAATACGGGGACCCCTCCCGGTGTCGGCATGGGCTTCTCGCCGCAGATCTGGCTCCAGGCCGGCGATGTCATGACGCTCGGCATCGACGAACTCGGTGCGCAGCGCCAGACGGTTCTCGCGCCCCGATGA